One genomic region from candidate division WOR-3 bacterium encodes:
- a CDS encoding zinc ABC transporter substrate-binding protein — MNVFTPLIQRKNAVLVLEAAIFLFFTGCSVKTADVQNDILVCSSVYPISQIAQSVLGDSGVAFNLVPPGANPHVFEPAPSDARKLAEADIILCVSPELDGWMEKFAGSETKVLYLDKYFSEKNMEPGVNPHIWLSLKYALLIASAVRETVSEIRPDRRDYYEDNFRNFEREISSLDSFASEKFSELKEVYFIQWHPAWNYLANDYGLPEPLSIETGHGDEPTAAELKKITDFAGEKSVRVIVVEANSDMRQAEIIAGQINANIAVLDPIGDPDNPEISTYILNMKKNIITLAEAMEIE, encoded by the coding sequence ATGAATGTATTCACGCCTTTAATTCAGAGAAAAAACGCAGTCCTCGTTCTTGAAGCAGCCATATTTCTCTTTTTTACAGGTTGTTCCGTCAAAACTGCAGACGTACAAAATGATATACTGGTCTGTTCGTCCGTTTATCCCATCTCTCAGATTGCCCAAAGCGTTCTTGGAGATTCGGGAGTCGCTTTCAATCTTGTCCCTCCAGGAGCTAATCCGCACGTTTTCGAACCGGCTCCTTCTGATGCGAGAAAACTCGCCGAAGCGGACATTATTTTGTGCGTATCTCCGGAATTGGACGGCTGGATGGAAAAATTCGCCGGCAGTGAGACGAAAGTTTTGTATCTCGACAAATATTTTTCAGAAAAAAACATGGAACCCGGCGTTAATCCCCATATATGGCTTTCTCTCAAATATGCCCTGTTGATAGCATCCGCTGTGAGAGAAACTGTTTCCGAAATAAGACCGGACAGAAGAGATTATTACGAGGATAATTTCCGAAATTTCGAGCGCGAAATAAGCTCTCTCGACTCTTTCGCTTCCGAGAAATTCAGTGAACTCAAAGAAGTATATTTCATCCAATGGCATCCGGCGTGGAATTATCTTGCGAATGATTACGGTTTGCCTGAACCTCTGTCCATAGAAACCGGCCACGGTGACGAACCGACTGCGGCAGAATTGAAAAAAATAACTGATTTCGCCGGGGAAAAAAGCGTCAGAGTAATTGTTGTAGAGGCGAATTCAGACATGAGACAGGCAGAAATAATTGCCGGTCAAATAAATGCAAATATCGCGGTTCTCGATCCGATTGGGGATCCCGACAATCCTGAAATAAGTACATACATTTTAAACATGAAAAAAAACATAATCACACTTGCGGAGGCTATGGAAATTGAGTGA
- a CDS encoding metal ABC transporter ATP-binding protein yields MSDKAVSLSDLTVVLGGNRVLEDIDMEIEQREIIAVVGPNGAGKTTLLRAIMGCIKPTNGRINIFGETPAKARSKSFFGYVPQSSQYEKKFPLSAFDVVSLSRYAKKRYFEKLDGADREIISDSLNTVGMADNAVKRFGDLSGGQRQRVLIARALAVEPKILVLDEPSTGLDTVAQDAFYKLLAELREKKNLTVILVSHDIGAVSYYIDTVACLNRKMHFHGKLEGCLQDENIRKLFGDNVKILVHDENCATCRRRNAGNP; encoded by the coding sequence TTGAGTGACAAAGCCGTTTCACTGAGTGATTTAACCGTTGTATTGGGCGGGAACAGGGTTCTCGAAGACATAGACATGGAGATTGAACAAAGAGAAATAATCGCGGTTGTCGGCCCGAACGGAGCAGGAAAGACGACTCTTCTCAGAGCGATAATGGGATGCATAAAACCGACAAACGGCCGAATCAATATTTTTGGTGAGACTCCGGCTAAGGCACGAAGTAAAAGTTTTTTTGGATATGTTCCGCAGTCGTCTCAGTACGAAAAAAAATTTCCTCTCAGCGCTTTCGATGTTGTCTCGCTTTCAAGGTATGCGAAAAAAAGATATTTTGAAAAACTTGACGGCGCCGACAGGGAAATTATCTCGGATTCGTTGAACACCGTCGGTATGGCTGACAATGCCGTGAAACGCTTCGGAGATCTCTCCGGAGGGCAGAGGCAAAGAGTGTTGATAGCCAGAGCCCTTGCGGTTGAACCTAAAATACTCGTCCTCGACGAACCTTCGACAGGACTCGACACCGTGGCTCAGGACGCGTTTTATAAACTGCTCGCCGAACTCAGAGAAAAAAAGAACCTCACTGTAATACTCGTCAGTCACGACATAGGAGCGGTGTCGTACTACATAGACACTGTGGCGTGCCTGAACAGAAAGATGCATTTTCACGGAAAGCTCGAAGGATGTCTCCAGGACGAGAATATTAGAAAATTATTCGGTGACAACGTAAAGATACTA